A region of Brevundimonas sp. NIBR10 DNA encodes the following proteins:
- a CDS encoding pectinesterase family protein: MAPVLTRRRLSAGLVALAAAPGLAVADVGPGYQAEVLAEGVRPVSGAPTYATLAAAVAAAPVSGTAPFRILIRRSVINEQVVIDRPFVHLVGEDRAGTVISHLAASGLTAPDGRNWGTTRTPTLTVRAPGFRAERLTIANAFDGLAEMTRPGGLRSHDGAGPQAVALMLAEGSDRAVISDCDILGYQDTLFADAGTALFDRCRISGSYDFIFGAGRIWFEGCEIRSRPRPVDPVDGYVTAPSTPLDQPFGLVFHRCRLTREHGTARHSVYLGRPWRPTKTFPDGRYGDPDRVGAATFLDCWMDDHIAPDGFTEMWHTGRDGNPRTMLQPEDARFATHGSLGPGAGAFPRGAALTRAQAAAITRVAVVGSLF, from the coding sequence ATGGCGCCGGTCCTGACCCGTCGTCGGCTGTCGGCCGGTCTGGTGGCGCTGGCCGCAGCGCCTGGGCTGGCGGTCGCCGACGTCGGGCCCGGCTATCAGGCCGAGGTGCTGGCTGAGGGCGTGCGGCCTGTTTCGGGGGCACCGACCTACGCGACCCTCGCCGCCGCCGTCGCCGCCGCGCCGGTCAGCGGAACCGCGCCGTTCCGGATTCTGATCCGGCGCAGCGTGATCAACGAACAGGTCGTGATCGACAGGCCCTTCGTCCATCTGGTCGGGGAGGACCGCGCAGGAACCGTCATCAGCCATCTGGCCGCATCGGGTCTGACGGCGCCCGACGGGCGCAACTGGGGCACGACGCGAACGCCGACCCTGACGGTTCGCGCACCGGGATTTCGAGCCGAGCGGCTGACGATCGCCAATGCCTTCGACGGCTTGGCCGAGATGACGCGTCCCGGCGGTCTGCGGTCGCACGACGGGGCCGGACCGCAGGCCGTGGCCCTGATGCTGGCGGAAGGGTCGGACCGCGCCGTGATCAGCGACTGCGACATCCTGGGCTATCAGGACACCCTGTTCGCGGACGCCGGGACGGCCCTGTTCGACCGATGCCGGATCAGCGGCAGTTATGACTTCATCTTCGGGGCCGGCCGGATCTGGTTCGAGGGTTGCGAGATCCGCTCACGACCCCGGCCCGTCGATCCAGTGGATGGCTATGTCACCGCCCCCAGCACGCCTCTGGACCAGCCGTTCGGCCTTGTGTTCCACCGATGCCGTCTGACGCGGGAGCACGGAACGGCGCGGCATTCGGTTTATCTCGGTCGGCCCTGGCGACCAACGAAGACGTTTCCGGACGGCCGCTACGGCGATCCCGATCGGGTCGGAGCCGCCACCTTCCTCGACTGCTGGATGGACGACCACATCGCGCCGGACGGCTTCACCGAGATGTGGCACACCGGCCGTGACGGCAATCCACGCACGATGTTGCAGCCGGAGGACGCGCGGTTCGCGACCCACGGCTCGCTGGGGCCGGGTGCAGGGGCCTTCCCGCGAGGGGCGGCGCTGACTCGCGCGCAGGCCGCCGCGATCACTCGCGTGGCGGTCGTCGGCTCATTGTTCTGA
- a CDS encoding alpha-L-glutamate ligase, with the protein MSDASSLPDLAIVYEHPEWFVPLFAALDRRGVSYVKVPLAEHTFDPAASPAPAKVVFSRVAMSSFLRDPEHPIFYAQSLFEHWGGQGTRVVNASALPIDTSKARQLSLIARLGLKGPVTRAAHRQADLPKAAEGLRFPVLVKADIGGAGTGIVRYETPEDLAVAAGEGWCPAGVNGISLVQEYAPRRDGKVTRVETLGGRFLYALDVESPGDAFDLCPADACLVRPGAPTLTMTRVTPPDEIIAAAELIAAEGRLEIGSVEYLIDDRDGSVLFYDINALSNFVAKPLEVLGFEPHDVLVDWLMAIVAEEAAKVAVNGKAAA; encoded by the coding sequence ATGTCCGACGCGTCCAGCCTGCCCGATCTCGCCATCGTCTATGAGCATCCCGAATGGTTCGTGCCGTTGTTCGCGGCGTTGGACCGGCGCGGAGTCTCCTATGTGAAGGTCCCGCTGGCGGAGCACACCTTCGATCCGGCGGCCAGTCCGGCACCGGCGAAAGTGGTCTTCTCCAGAGTGGCGATGTCGTCCTTCCTGCGCGACCCGGAACATCCGATCTTCTACGCCCAGAGCCTGTTCGAGCACTGGGGGGGGCAGGGGACGCGGGTGGTCAACGCTTCGGCCCTGCCGATCGATACGTCCAAGGCACGGCAGTTGTCGCTGATCGCGCGGCTGGGGCTGAAGGGGCCGGTGACGCGGGCGGCGCACCGTCAGGCCGACCTGCCCAAGGCCGCCGAGGGTCTGCGGTTTCCGGTCCTGGTCAAGGCCGACATCGGCGGGGCGGGCACCGGGATCGTCCGCTATGAGACGCCGGAGGACCTTGCGGTCGCGGCGGGCGAGGGCTGGTGTCCGGCCGGGGTCAACGGCATCTCTCTGGTGCAGGAGTACGCCCCGCGTCGGGACGGCAAGGTGACGCGGGTCGAGACCCTCGGCGGCAGATTCCTCTATGCGCTGGATGTCGAGAGCCCCGGCGACGCCTTCGATCTGTGCCCCGCCGACGCCTGTCTGGTGCGGCCCGGCGCGCCGACCTTGACCATGACGCGGGTGACGCCACCGGACGAGATCATCGCGGCGGCGGAGTTGATCGCGGCGGAGGGGCGGCTGGAGATCGGGTCGGTCGAATATCTGATCGACGACCGCGACGGGTCGGTGTTGTTCTACGACATCAACGCCCTGTCGAACTTCGTGGCCAAACCCTTGGAGGTTCTGGGGTTCGAGCCTCATGACGTGCTGGTCGACTGGCTGATGGCCATCGTGGCGGAAGAGGCGGCCAAGGTCGCGGTCAACGGGAAGGCGGCGGCATGA
- a CDS encoding LLM class flavin-dependent oxidoreductase, which produces MKYGYWAPVFGGWLRNTNDEPQASWEHLKGIVTRSEDLGYDLTLIAELNLNDIQGIQAPALDAWSSAAALAAITSTIELMVAVRPNFHQPALFAKQAANIDRISNGRLALNVVSSWWAKEAESYGLQFDQHDDRYARTTEWLQVLDRLWTDPSTDFAGDFYTLKDAIVEPKPVSTPERPRPVIYAGGESEAAKTLIARYCDAYVMHGDEPAVIADKIANMRRRREAFGLPPMQYGMAGYSIVRDSRAEAEAELARITTIPGLANGSPPAGFANFDQWLSGTQLERELKIREYSVSNRGLRPGFVGTPETVRERMDEFEAAGLDLVLLQMSPQAEEMERFSAQVIRPN; this is translated from the coding sequence ATGAAGTACGGATACTGGGCTCCCGTCTTCGGCGGCTGGCTGAGGAACACCAACGACGAGCCCCAGGCGTCGTGGGAGCATCTGAAGGGGATCGTCACCCGGTCCGAGGACCTGGGGTACGACCTGACCCTGATCGCCGAGCTGAACCTGAACGACATCCAAGGGATTCAAGCGCCGGCGCTGGACGCCTGGTCGAGCGCGGCGGCGCTGGCGGCGATCACCTCGACGATCGAGCTGATGGTGGCGGTGCGGCCGAACTTTCACCAGCCGGCCCTGTTCGCCAAACAGGCGGCCAACATCGACCGGATCTCGAACGGTCGGCTGGCTCTGAACGTCGTCTCGTCCTGGTGGGCCAAGGAGGCCGAGAGCTATGGCCTGCAGTTCGATCAGCACGACGACCGCTATGCCCGGACGACCGAGTGGCTCCAGGTGCTGGACCGGTTGTGGACCGATCCGTCCACGGATTTCGCGGGCGATTTCTACACGTTGAAGGACGCGATCGTGGAGCCCAAGCCGGTGTCGACGCCGGAGCGGCCGCGTCCGGTCATCTATGCCGGCGGCGAGTCGGAGGCGGCCAAGACGCTGATCGCCCGATACTGCGACGCCTATGTCATGCACGGCGACGAACCGGCCGTGATCGCCGACAAGATCGCCAACATGAGGCGGCGGCGCGAGGCGTTCGGCCTGCCGCCGATGCAATACGGCATGGCGGGATACTCGATCGTTCGGGACTCGCGGGCCGAGGCCGAGGCGGAACTGGCACGGATCACGACCATCCCTGGCCTGGCCAATGGGTCGCCGCCGGCGGGGTTCGCGAACTTCGACCAGTGGCTGTCGGGAACCCAGCTGGAGCGGGAGCTGAAGATTCGCGAATACTCGGTGTCGAACCGAGGCCTTCGCCCCGGCTTCGTCGGCACGCCCGAGACCGTCCGTGAGCGGATGGACGAATTCGAGGCGGCGGGGCTCGACCTGGTCCTGCTTCAGATGTCGCCTCAGGCCGAGGAGATGGAGCGGTTTTCGGCGCAGGTGATCAGGCCGAACTGA
- a CDS encoding fumarylacetoacetate hydrolase family protein has protein sequence MKLASLKHGRDGRLVVVSNDLHWFTDAFLIAPSLQAALDDWERCEPHLRALAESLEHGAVPRGRFHEHDAASPLPRAYQWADGSAYVNHVELVRKARGAEMPDSFWTDPLMYQGGSDAFLSPRDPIPLADESWGCDLEAEVVVVTGDVPQGVSATEALDHIRLVGLVNDVSLRNLIPAELAKGFGFVQSKPASALSPVFVTPDALGDRWKDGKLHGELTVQLNGQDFGKADAGVDMTFDFGTLIAHLAKTRSLTAGTVIGSGTVSNKGTDGGPGRPVSAGGLGYSCIAEVRTVETIQTGAPSTPFLKHGDTVRIEMLDDKHHSIFGAIEQTVSSA, from the coding sequence ATGAAACTCGCCTCGCTCAAGCACGGCCGTGACGGTCGCCTCGTCGTCGTCTCCAATGACCTGCACTGGTTCACCGACGCCTTCCTGATCGCGCCCAGTCTCCAGGCCGCGCTCGACGACTGGGAGCGGTGCGAGCCCCATCTGCGGGCCCTGGCCGAGAGCCTGGAGCACGGAGCCGTTCCGCGCGGCCGGTTCCACGAACACGACGCCGCCTCCCCCCTGCCCCGCGCCTATCAGTGGGCGGACGGTTCGGCCTATGTGAACCACGTGGAACTGGTGCGGAAAGCCCGCGGTGCCGAGATGCCCGACAGCTTCTGGACCGATCCCCTGATGTATCAGGGCGGCTCCGACGCCTTCCTCAGCCCCCGCGATCCCATCCCGCTCGCCGACGAAAGCTGGGGCTGCGACCTGGAGGCCGAGGTCGTCGTCGTCACCGGCGACGTGCCCCAAGGCGTCTCGGCGACCGAGGCGCTCGACCACATCCGTCTGGTCGGCCTGGTCAACGACGTCAGCTTGCGCAACCTGATCCCCGCCGAACTGGCCAAGGGCTTCGGCTTCGTCCAGTCCAAGCCCGCCTCCGCCCTGTCTCCCGTCTTCGTCACGCCCGACGCGCTCGGCGACCGCTGGAAGGACGGCAAGCTGCACGGCGAACTGACCGTCCAGCTGAACGGCCAGGACTTCGGCAAGGCCGACGCCGGCGTCGACATGACCTTCGACTTCGGCACCCTGATCGCCCACCTGGCCAAAACGCGCAGCCTGACCGCAGGCACCGTCATCGGCTCCGGCACCGTGTCGAACAAGGGCACCGACGGTGGCCCCGGCCGGCCGGTGTCCGCCGGCGGCCTCGGCTATTCCTGCATCGCCGAGGTCCGCACGGTCGAGACCATCCAGACCGGTGCGCCGAGCACCCCCTTCCTCAAACACGGCGACACCGTCCGCATCGAGATGCTGGACGACAAACACCACTCGATCTTCGGCGCCATCGAACAGACGGTCAGTTCGGCCTGA
- a CDS encoding isoaspartyl peptidase/L-asparaginase, translated as MPLSPQSRLATTPGFQTFQTLFLSRVAALALAATLTIGPTHALAQTRTVPQPPASEVPRWSFAIHGGAGVIERASLSPEQDAAYRASLIRALEAGGAVLERGGTALDAIQAAIELMEDDPLFNAGRGAVFTAAGRNELDAAVMNGADLTAGAVAGLTTTRHPIAAARAVMEHSPHVMLIGPGADSFAASQNLEQVDPAFFFSERRWQGLVKALTEAGQPIPDRPAGAPPAPVGGMADNDASAPPLNERKFGTVGAVALDTHGNLAAGTSTGGTTGKRWGRVGDVPVIGAGTYASNGDGCAVSATGDGEYFIRATVARDICARIALARDERARIEAAGDGCEDVAVGDICLGWHFPRSGQMAAQAEIDDADALGGKGGVIVMQSDGTISFAMSTSGMYRGLVTSDEPRPEVAIYADETPQ; from the coding sequence ATGCCCCTCTCCCCCCAGTCCCGACTGGCGACCACTCCCGGATTTCAGACCTTTCAGACCCTGTTCCTGTCTCGCGTCGCCGCCCTGGCCCTCGCGGCAACCCTGACGATCGGCCCGACCCACGCCCTGGCCCAGACCCGGACTGTGCCCCAGCCGCCCGCATCGGAGGTCCCCCGCTGGTCCTTCGCCATCCACGGCGGGGCCGGCGTGATCGAGCGCGCCAGCCTCAGCCCCGAACAGGACGCCGCTTATCGCGCATCCCTGATCCGCGCGCTGGAGGCCGGCGGTGCGGTGCTGGAGCGCGGCGGCACGGCGCTCGACGCCATCCAGGCGGCGATCGAGCTCATGGAGGACGATCCCCTGTTCAACGCCGGACGGGGTGCGGTCTTCACCGCAGCGGGCAGGAACGAGCTCGACGCGGCCGTCATGAACGGTGCGGACCTGACCGCCGGTGCCGTCGCCGGCCTGACCACCACCCGCCACCCGATCGCGGCGGCGCGCGCGGTGATGGAACACAGCCCCCACGTCATGCTGATCGGCCCCGGCGCCGACAGTTTCGCGGCGTCGCAGAACCTGGAACAGGTCGACCCCGCCTTCTTCTTCTCCGAGCGGCGCTGGCAGGGTCTGGTCAAGGCCCTGACCGAGGCCGGCCAGCCCATTCCCGACCGCCCCGCCGGAGCCCCTCCTGCCCCTGTCGGCGGTATGGCCGACAACGACGCCTCGGCCCCGCCGCTCAATGAGCGCAAGTTCGGCACGGTCGGCGCAGTGGCGCTCGACACCCACGGCAACCTCGCGGCCGGCACCTCCACCGGCGGCACGACCGGCAAGCGCTGGGGCCGCGTCGGCGACGTCCCCGTCATCGGTGCCGGCACCTACGCCTCCAACGGCGACGGCTGCGCGGTCTCGGCGACGGGCGACGGCGAGTATTTCATCCGGGCGACGGTGGCGCGGGATATCTGTGCGCGGATTGCGCTGGCCCGAGACGAGCGGGCGCGAATTGAAGCGGCGGGAGACGGTTGCGAAGACGTCGCCGTTGGCGACATTTGCCTTGGTTGGCATTTTCCCCGGTCCGGCCAGATGGCCGCGCAGGCCGAAATCGATGATGCCGACGCGCTGGGCGGGAAAGGCGGCGTCATCGTTATGCAATCCGATGGGACGATCTCGTTCGCGATGAGCACGTCCGGAATGTACCGCGGCCTCGTCACATCCGATGAGCCTCGGCCAGAGGTCGCCATCTACGCCGACGAGACGCCGCAATGA
- a CDS encoding TonB family protein: MIAFVLAAALLIDPTPKKDVSFKTPQATVERTQDAETGPTLTAVAVTLECTARATGRVTGCRVLGETHPGLGFGEAALALMRDAEVAPGPREVQFARTIQFMP; the protein is encoded by the coding sequence ATGATCGCATTCGTTCTCGCCGCCGCTCTGCTCATCGATCCCACGCCCAAGAAGGACGTGTCGTTCAAGACGCCGCAAGCCACGGTCGAGCGGACGCAGGATGCCGAGACCGGCCCGACCCTGACGGCCGTGGCGGTGACGCTGGAATGCACGGCGCGAGCCACGGGCCGTGTGACCGGATGCCGGGTACTGGGCGAGACCCATCCGGGGCTGGGCTTCGGCGAGGCGGCGCTGGCCCTGATGCGGGACGCCGAGGTGGCTCCCGGCCCGCGCGAGGTCCAGTTCGCGCGCACCATCCAGTTCATGCCGTAA
- the hppD gene encoding 4-hydroxyphenylpyruvate dioxygenase, which translates to MTPDATIAAAENPLGVDGFEFVEFTGPDPQAMIARLETMGFVQTHVNPTTNVVRLKQGDISFLVHRTPTGHAGEFAKDHGPSANGMAFRVADAKAAYDSAVARGAHPADGHGGGALGEGAYVLRGIGGSLLYLIDAYGETGSLYDGWDEIEGWEEDERRNNVGLHLLDHLTHNVRRGQMRTWSGFYGDVFAFEEQKYFDIKGKATGLFSQAMIAPDRAIRIPLNESQDDTSQIEEFLKRYNGEGIQHIALATDDIFETVEKMRARGVEFQDTIETYFELIDKRLPNHGHDLERMRKNRILIDGSDEEGLLLQIFTTDTFGPIFFEIIQRKGNEGFGNGNFQALFDSIELDQIRRGVIVVDA; encoded by the coding sequence ATGACGCCAGACGCCACTATTGCCGCCGCCGAGAACCCCCTCGGCGTGGACGGTTTCGAATTCGTCGAGTTCACCGGCCCCGACCCGCAAGCCATGATCGCCCGGCTCGAAACCATGGGCTTCGTCCAGACCCATGTGAATCCGACGACCAATGTCGTTCGCCTGAAACAGGGCGACATCTCTTTCCTGGTCCACCGCACCCCGACCGGTCACGCCGGCGAGTTCGCGAAAGATCACGGTCCCTCGGCCAACGGCATGGCCTTCCGCGTCGCCGACGCCAAGGCCGCCTATGACAGCGCCGTCGCGCGCGGCGCCCATCCGGCCGACGGTCACGGCGGCGGCGCGCTCGGTGAGGGCGCCTATGTCCTGCGCGGCATCGGCGGCAGCTTGCTCTATCTGATCGACGCCTATGGCGAGACCGGGTCGCTGTACGACGGCTGGGACGAGATCGAGGGCTGGGAGGAGGACGAGCGCCGGAACAACGTCGGCCTGCACCTGCTCGACCACCTGACCCACAACGTCAGACGCGGCCAGATGCGCACCTGGTCCGGCTTCTACGGCGACGTCTTCGCCTTCGAGGAGCAGAAATATTTCGACATCAAGGGCAAGGCGACGGGCCTGTTCTCCCAGGCCATGATCGCGCCGGACCGCGCCATCCGCATCCCGCTGAACGAAAGCCAGGACGACACCTCCCAGATCGAGGAGTTCCTGAAACGCTACAACGGCGAGGGCATCCAGCACATCGCCCTGGCCACCGACGACATCTTCGAGACCGTCGAAAAGATGCGTGCGCGCGGCGTCGAGTTCCAGGACACCATCGAGACCTATTTCGAGTTGATCGACAAACGCCTGCCCAACCACGGCCATGACCTGGAGCGGATGCGCAAGAACCGCATCCTGATCGACGGGTCCGACGAAGAGGGCCTGCTGCTGCAGATCTTCACCACCGACACCTTCGGCCCGATCTTCTTCGAGATCATTCAGCGCAAGGGCAACGAAGGCTTTGGCAACGGCAATTTCCAGGCCCTGTTCGACTCAATTGAGCTCGATCAAATCCGTCGCGGCGTGATTGTGGTTGACGCCTGA
- a CDS encoding YqaA family protein: protein MLRKLYDWVFEQARKPYAEKALAVVSFAESSFFPIPPDVMLAPMVLSRPDRAYRYAAVCTAASVLGGLLGYAIGFFLEPVGMWLLTVMGKADTFEASKALFQQHGAWVILIKGLTPIPFKLITIAAGIFSFSLPLFIALCVITRGARFFLVAFVLKTWGPVMLEMVEKRLALFTVIGIAVLVAAFAAVKLIPH from the coding sequence ATGCTGCGCAAACTGTACGACTGGGTCTTCGAGCAGGCGCGCAAGCCCTATGCGGAAAAGGCGCTGGCCGTCGTCTCGTTCGCCGAGAGCTCGTTCTTCCCCATCCCGCCGGACGTGATGCTGGCTCCCATGGTGCTGTCGCGGCCGGACCGGGCCTATCGGTATGCGGCGGTCTGTACGGCGGCGTCGGTCCTGGGGGGGCTGCTGGGCTATGCGATCGGGTTCTTCCTCGAGCCGGTCGGGATGTGGCTGCTAACCGTCATGGGCAAGGCCGACACCTTCGAGGCGTCCAAGGCCCTGTTCCAGCAACACGGCGCCTGGGTGATCCTGATCAAGGGGCTGACCCCCATACCGTTCAAGCTGATCACCATCGCCGCCGGCATCTTCAGCTTCAGCCTGCCGCTGTTCATCGCCCTGTGCGTCATCACGCGGGGCGCGCGGTTCTTCCTGGTGGCTTTCGTGCTCAAGACCTGGGGGCCCGTCATGCTCGAGATGGTCGAGAAGCGGCTGGCCCTGTTCACCGTCATCGGGATCGCGGTGCTGGTTGCCGCCTTCGCAGCGGTCAAGCTTATCCCGCATTGA
- a CDS encoding disulfide bond formation protein B yields the protein MIGIYRLLTRWWTAFALAISLAMLGAAHASERFLGLSPCNLCLKQREVFWGAVTISLIATLWAVITRASRGTPRIAAFLLFAVFATGAITAGFHSGGEMKWWSLPATCMAAKDVDLEGLTALAFGGGETPRVVMCDAVTWRFLGLSMASWNFLISSGLAIFSLLAAKRPKDARAPKP from the coding sequence ATGATCGGGATCTATCGACTTCTGACGCGGTGGTGGACCGCCTTTGCCCTGGCCATTTCGCTGGCCATGCTGGGGGCCGCTCATGCGTCGGAGCGGTTCCTGGGCCTGTCGCCGTGCAACCTGTGCCTCAAGCAGCGCGAGGTCTTCTGGGGCGCTGTGACGATTTCGCTGATCGCCACCCTGTGGGCCGTCATCACCCGGGCGTCGCGCGGGACGCCCCGGATCGCGGCCTTCCTGTTGTTCGCCGTGTTCGCGACGGGGGCGATCACCGCCGGCTTCCATTCCGGCGGCGAGATGAAGTGGTGGAGCCTGCCGGCGACCTGCATGGCGGCCAAGGACGTCGATCTGGAGGGGCTGACCGCCCTGGCGTTCGGCGGCGGTGAGACCCCGCGCGTGGTCATGTGCGACGCCGTGACGTGGCGCTTCCTGGGGTTGAGCATGGCAAGCTGGAATTTCCTGATTTCGTCCGGCCTGGCCATCTTCAGCCTGCTGGCCGCCAAACGTCCCAAGGATGCGCGTGCCCCCAAGCCCTGA
- a CDS encoding demethoxyubiquinone hydroxylase family protein has translation MRARTAEILRVDHAGEYGAVQIYRAQAAVFRAGGRTELATDMERMQGQEAVHLARFETLLNDERVRPTALLPAWRLAAQALGVGTALMGEKAAHACTEAVESVIAEHYADQIAEVEGRDPALAAELTAFRDEEVEHHDHAVEQGAREAPGYRLLSAVIRTGCRAAIRISERV, from the coding sequence ATGCGCGCGCGGACGGCCGAGATCCTGAGGGTCGATCACGCCGGGGAATATGGCGCGGTGCAAATCTATCGCGCCCAGGCGGCGGTTTTCCGCGCGGGCGGTCGGACCGAGCTGGCGACCGACATGGAGCGGATGCAGGGCCAGGAGGCGGTGCATCTGGCGCGGTTCGAGACCCTGTTGAACGACGAACGGGTGCGGCCGACGGCGCTGTTGCCGGCCTGGCGGCTGGCGGCCCAGGCTCTGGGCGTCGGGACGGCCCTGATGGGCGAAAAGGCGGCTCACGCCTGCACCGAGGCGGTCGAAAGCGTCATCGCCGAACACTATGCCGACCAGATCGCCGAGGTCGAAGGTCGCGACCCGGCGCTGGCCGCCGAACTGACCGCCTTTCGAGACGAGGAGGTCGAACATCATGACCATGCCGTCGAACAGGGCGCGCGCGAGGCACCGGGATACCGGCTGCTCAGCGCCGTGATCCGCACGGGGTGCCGGGCGGCGATCCGGATCAGCGAACGCGTGTAA
- a CDS encoding esterase-like activity of phytase family protein, translated as MTTDSLKMGFRSLAAAGLITLAACAGVATTVPRDPGEHGHPIRMEARRVPLGIGGADLAPGVTWAGGLSLHGVNLHGLSDLKLDGDQAWSVSDFGSLVRFTIRLDRAGRLVGAGGATTRRLTGPDGTPLQPKAAADAEGIVLLPSGVAISFERDHRIWSYGPRGTSLPVPLRRPDAAFGDNEGMEGLAAAPGGWLAMGEGGGAWTCEPTACTALPHAPTAFIDGYKVTGADVDPNGGWFVIERLYTPPLDMRARVRRMAPDGTLGPVLIALRPPASVDNMEGIAAVRTARGTRLYLLSDDNANPLEKTLLLAFDIAD; from the coding sequence GTGACGACGGACAGTTTGAAGATGGGGTTCCGCAGCCTCGCCGCAGCCGGTCTGATCACCTTGGCCGCCTGTGCCGGGGTGGCCACCACCGTGCCGCGCGATCCGGGCGAGCACGGACATCCGATCCGGATGGAGGCCCGCCGCGTGCCGCTGGGCATCGGCGGGGCGGACCTCGCCCCCGGCGTGACCTGGGCCGGTGGCCTGTCCCTGCATGGCGTCAACCTTCACGGCCTGTCCGACCTCAAGCTGGACGGCGATCAGGCCTGGAGCGTCAGCGATTTCGGCAGCCTGGTCCGGTTCACCATCCGGCTCGACCGTGCGGGTCGTCTGGTCGGCGCGGGCGGGGCGACCACCCGTCGCCTGACCGGCCCGGACGGCACCCCGCTCCAGCCCAAGGCCGCCGCCGACGCGGAAGGCATCGTGCTTTTACCCTCCGGCGTCGCGATCAGCTTCGAGCGCGACCACCGCATCTGGTCCTACGGCCCGCGCGGGACCTCCCTGCCCGTTCCGCTGCGCCGCCCCGACGCCGCCTTCGGGGACAATGAGGGGATGGAAGGTCTGGCGGCCGCGCCCGGCGGCTGGCTGGCCATGGGTGAGGGCGGCGGGGCCTGGACCTGCGAGCCGACCGCCTGCACCGCCCTGCCCCACGCGCCCACCGCCTTCATCGACGGCTACAAGGTCACCGGTGCGGACGTCGATCCGAACGGCGGCTGGTTCGTGATCGAGCGCCTGTACACCCCGCCGCTGGACATGCGCGCCCGCGTCCGCCGCATGGCTCCGGACGGAACCCTGGGCCCCGTGCTGATCGCCCTGCGGCCTCCTGCCTCGGTCGACAATATGGAGGGGATCGCCGCCGTGCGGACCGCACGGGGAACGCGCCTCTATCTGCTCAGCGACGACAACGCCAACCCGCTGGAAAAGACCCTGCTGCTGGCCTTCGACATCGCCGACTGA